AACAAGGAATGCAACAAGGAATGCAACAATTGCTTGCTCTTTGGGAAAAAGGCGTTCCATTAGCAGATGCAAAGAAGCAGTTTGCTTTAGCATAATCACTAACAAAATCTATTATCGCAACCACCACACAAAAAGGCAAGAAAATCTTGCCTTTTTGTTAGTTTTCCTCACCTCCTCGAACTCCTCCGCGAATTTCTTCGGGAGCCGTTGTTGTTGCCGCGGTCTCTTCTTGTGTTGTTTATTGCTGTCGTATCGTTTTCGGGCGTGGATTTCGTTCGCAAAAAAGTCCAGCCGATTCCGAGCGAATAAGTCAAGTTAAGGCGACGGTCGAAATCCGCGCGCCACGGAATATCTCCCTGAAGCAAACTTGCCGTGTAATCGCCGTTTACCAAATATCCGACAAGCAATCTGTTTGTAATATCCAGATTTGAGCGCCGTCCTATGAGTATTCGCCAAAACACGCTGCCGAATGCCAAATTGTTTTTCCGCACGTTGTCTATATGTTCTCCGTAGTCCCAGATTTTTGCGTATGTATATTTATTTTGCCAGCCGCCGCTCAGTCCGAGAATGTTTTTCTTAACCCCGTCTTTGTTGAACGTGCCACCGATGTCAAACATTGCGCCATCCGCCTCTTAATTCCAAGCCCAAATAAAGTCCGCTGTTGCGCAAAAACCCTATACTAATAGCCCCGCCAACGCCTGCGGTTCGAGTTCCCAAAAGAAATTCGGGACGTATGGAAAACGTGAGACGGTCGTGCGGCGGGATTTTTTGTGAAGCGACAAAAGGGATTTGGCGGAAAGCGGCATAAATTGTTTGCAGAGAAGTTATAATAAAAAACCACAATCTTGTATTTATACGCTTTTTTTACCGTTTTATCGCTATTTTATATTACCAAATATTATTTTTACCGTCGGGCAAAAAATAAAATGGGGGCAGGCAAAGTATGGAAATAGACTTATTTGAAAACGAACAGCGAATATACGACGACGCCTTGGAGCGTATGGCTAAAACGAGCGACGACCGTAATATATGTATCGAAAATTACGGCGTTATTGTGAAGGAATACGGAAAATTACTGAAACAACTGCGCAGAGCCACGCGCGTAGCCGACAGAACCACAATAAATTTACACGAAAGTAATTTGAGCTTGACTGATAAAGTTAACGTTGACGTATTGACGGGACTTTACAACAGACGATATATGGAAGAGAGAATGAGGTCGTTAATCGGCACCTTAGCCCGCGCGAACGGCGGACTGTTGAGCGTTATGATGATGGACGTGGATAATTTCAAAAAATACAACGACACTTACGGACACGCGGCGGGCGACGTTTGTTTGCAGTCGATAGCGGACGCGCTTATGGCAAGCGTTACCAGAACGGACGACTTTGTAGCCAGATACGGCGGCGAAGAATTTGTCGTCGTTTTGCCTAACACCGACGAGGGCGGCG
Above is a genomic segment from Chitinivibrionia bacterium containing:
- a CDS encoding GGDEF domain-containing protein, with translation MEIDLFENEQRIYDDALERMAKTSDDRNICIENYGVIVKEYGKLLKQLRRATRVADRTTINLHESNLSLTDKVNVDVLTGLYNRRYMEERMRSLIGTLARANGGLLSVMMMDVDNFKKYNDTYGHAAGDVCLQSIADALMASVTRTDDFVARYGGEEFVVVLPNTDEGGARKIAEMILQNVMAKNILHEKNEAGVATISIGITTARVEHTQSGQDYIKRADEALYISKDKGRNRYTYITFKEENV